The following are encoded together in the Mycolicibacterium arabiense genome:
- a CDS encoding ATP-binding domain-containing protein has translation MTITVTETPRLNSSERSTWQTLVAQLEPNDLLVPGQRVTDHLKDHEVDFVVGIEGAGIVCLEVKGGDVWHDGERWWQKRGGRDKKIHPVRQAREACYALRDYVEKDPRWTQERQRWDHVVVLPHTELPADFDLPDCPRWKVIDRTDLPHLVDRLREILVTQEQDRPLLTRDGVKQLATALSGRGLPQRDVVARALANNDAADALTEHQAVILDAIRLLNRVEVRGGAGSGKTFLAMEQARRLAQRGQRVALVCYSHGLASYLERIAATWPRNHQPAYVGEFHDLGKKWGAPAGPDEALRTEDTVKFWEHDLPLQMAELAAGLAVGHRFDSIVVDEAQDFADAWWDPLLAALKDPVEGGLYVFTDEGQRVFNRHGAPPVPLVPLILDHNLRNTRQIANAFQPLVDHPMRFLGGEGPAVTFVACDRDEAMGEGDDQIELLLEQGWRPEDLALLTTGSRHPEQAERQKDGHKAYWDTFWDTDQVFYGHVLGFKGLERRAVVVVVNEGSKFERSRERLYVGLSRARDQLVVCGDPDFIREVGGPDLARRLGVSAP, from the coding sequence ATGACCATCACCGTCACTGAGACGCCGCGTCTCAACAGTTCGGAGCGCAGCACCTGGCAGACGCTCGTCGCCCAACTCGAACCCAATGACCTGCTCGTCCCGGGTCAGCGCGTCACCGACCACCTCAAGGACCACGAGGTCGACTTCGTCGTCGGCATCGAGGGCGCGGGAATCGTCTGCCTCGAGGTCAAGGGCGGCGACGTTTGGCACGACGGCGAGCGCTGGTGGCAGAAGCGCGGCGGCCGCGACAAGAAGATCCATCCGGTCCGCCAGGCCCGCGAGGCCTGCTACGCGCTGCGGGACTACGTCGAGAAGGACCCGCGCTGGACGCAGGAGCGGCAGCGCTGGGATCACGTCGTGGTGCTGCCCCACACCGAGCTGCCCGCCGACTTCGACCTGCCGGATTGCCCGCGTTGGAAGGTCATCGACCGCACCGATCTGCCGCATCTCGTCGACAGGCTTCGCGAGATCCTCGTCACGCAGGAGCAGGACCGCCCGCTGCTGACCCGAGACGGCGTGAAGCAACTCGCAACGGCATTGAGCGGCAGGGGTTTACCGCAACGCGACGTCGTCGCGCGCGCGCTGGCCAACAACGACGCCGCCGACGCGCTGACCGAGCACCAGGCCGTCATCCTCGACGCGATCCGACTGCTCAACCGCGTCGAGGTCCGCGGCGGTGCCGGCAGCGGCAAGACCTTCCTGGCGATGGAGCAGGCCCGCCGGCTTGCCCAGCGCGGCCAGCGCGTCGCGCTGGTCTGTTACTCCCATGGTCTGGCGTCCTACCTCGAGCGCATCGCTGCCACGTGGCCGCGCAACCATCAGCCGGCGTACGTGGGCGAGTTCCACGACCTCGGCAAGAAGTGGGGCGCACCCGCAGGACCCGACGAGGCCCTGCGCACCGAGGACACCGTCAAGTTCTGGGAGCACGACCTCCCTCTCCAAATGGCGGAGCTGGCAGCGGGACTCGCCGTCGGCCACCGCTTCGACTCCATCGTCGTAGACGAGGCGCAGGACTTCGCCGACGCATGGTGGGATCCGCTGCTCGCCGCGCTCAAGGATCCCGTCGAGGGCGGTCTCTACGTCTTCACCGACGAGGGCCAGCGCGTCTTCAACCGCCACGGCGCACCGCCCGTGCCGTTGGTCCCGCTCATCCTCGACCACAATCTGCGCAACACCCGCCAGATCGCGAACGCGTTTCAACCGCTCGTCGACCACCCGATGCGCTTCCTCGGCGGCGAGGGCCCGGCCGTCACGTTCGTCGCGTGTGACCGTGACGAGGCCATGGGGGAGGGCGACGATCAGATCGAGCTACTCCTCGAACAGGGTTGGCGGCCCGAGGATCTCGCGTTGCTGACCACCGGCAGTCGGCATCCCGAACAGGCGGAGCGGCAGAAGGACGGGCACAAGGCCTACTGGGACACGTTCTGGGACACCGACCAGGTGTTCTACGGGCACGTGCTGGGGTTCAAGGGGCTAGAGCGCCGCGCGGTCGTGGTCGTGGTCAACGAGGGAAGCAAGTTCGAGCGCTCCCGCGAACGGCTGTACGTCGGGCTGTCGCGGGCTCGCGATCAACTCGTCGTGTGCGGTGACCCGGACTTCATCCGCGAGGTGGGTGGCCCGGATCTGGCGCGACGGCTGGGAGTGAGCGCGCCGTAA